In Luteimonas galliterrae, the sequence GACCCAAGGCGCGGTATCCCAGCACCTGAAATCCTTGAAGCAAGCCGGCCTTGTCGCCGAGCGGCCGGAAGGGCGGAACGTCTACTACCGCGCCCAACCGGCCGGCCTCGCGCCGCTGGTCGATTGGATGAGCCATTACGGCGTCTTCTGGCGCGAACGCTTCGCCGACTTGCGCACTCTATTGAAGGAGATCGACCCATGAACGACGCCGCTCTGGAACCCGTCACGCAGGACATCGTCGTCGACGAGGTGTTCCCGCATTCGCCCGAGACGATTTGGAAAACGCTGACCGACGGCGAGCTGATGGCGCGTTGGATCATGCCGCCGAGCGGATTCGAACCCGTGGTGGGCAAGCGCTTCACCTTCAGCACCATGCCGGCGGGCGAGTGGGACGGCGTCATCCATTGCCAAGTGTTGGAAGTGGTTCCGAACCAGCGTTTCGTCTACGCCTGGAAAGGCGGGCACGAGGACAACGTCGGCTACGGCTCGCGCCTGGAAACGGTAGTCACCTGGACGCTCAGCAAAGCCGGCGAAGGCACGCGTCTGCGCCTGGTCCATTCCGGCTTCGTGTTGCCGAAGAACGATACCGCCTACCAGAACATGAGCGAAGGCTGGAGCAAGGTCATGCATAACCTCGACGCCGTCGCCGCCGAACAAGAGGCTTCGTCCACGCGGCACTGATCCGCGCCGAAGCGATCCATCATCGAGGAGAAAACCATGA encodes:
- a CDS encoding ArsR/SmtB family transcription factor — protein: MRTLADPTRRAVYERIVGADEITVAELTRGSGVTQGAVSQHLKSLKQAGLVAERPEGRNVYYRAQPAGLAPLVDWMSHYGVFWRERFADLRTLLKEIDP
- a CDS encoding SRPBCC family protein, translating into MNDAALEPVTQDIVVDEVFPHSPETIWKTLTDGELMARWIMPPSGFEPVVGKRFTFSTMPAGEWDGVIHCQVLEVVPNQRFVYAWKGGHEDNVGYGSRLETVVTWTLSKAGEGTRLRLVHSGFVLPKNDTAYQNMSEGWSKVMHNLDAVAAEQEASSTRH